One window from the genome of Sphaerotilus microaerophilus encodes:
- a CDS encoding TerC family protein, with amino-acid sequence MEHLLPFFTADFMGKPAWIWLVFVGIVAALLAFDLGVLHRDDHEIGVRESLLLSAGYISVALLFGAWVWWFLGAQSGMDYYTGFMIEKSLSMDNVFVIALIFSFFAIPRQYQHRVLFWGILGVIVLRAIMIGLGATLVSQFSWVLYLFGAFLIATGIKMWVMADHVPDIANNPLLRFLKRHLRVTDGLRGNAFWLREHDPATGKPERFATPLLLALVLVEFVDLVFAVDSVPAIFAITTDPFIVYTSNIFAILGLRALYFALAAMIHRFKYLKYALALVLVFIGSKIFLVGLVGKIPAVISLSVTFSLIAGGVLVSLWKTRGPSAAPEAS; translated from the coding sequence ATGGAACACCTGCTTCCCTTCTTCACGGCCGACTTCATGGGCAAGCCGGCCTGGATCTGGCTGGTCTTCGTCGGCATCGTCGCCGCGCTGCTGGCCTTCGACCTGGGCGTGCTGCACCGGGACGACCACGAGATCGGCGTGCGCGAAAGCCTGCTGCTGTCGGCGGGCTACATCAGCGTGGCGCTGCTCTTCGGCGCCTGGGTCTGGTGGTTCCTGGGCGCGCAGAGCGGCATGGACTACTACACCGGCTTCATGATCGAGAAGTCGCTGTCGATGGACAACGTCTTCGTGATCGCGCTGATCTTCAGCTTCTTCGCCATCCCGCGGCAGTACCAGCACCGGGTGCTGTTCTGGGGCATCCTGGGCGTCATCGTGCTGCGCGCGATCATGATCGGCCTGGGTGCCACGCTGGTCAGCCAGTTCAGCTGGGTGCTTTACCTGTTCGGCGCCTTCCTCATCGCCACGGGCATCAAGATGTGGGTCATGGCCGACCACGTGCCCGACATCGCCAACAACCCGCTGCTGCGGTTCTTGAAGCGGCACCTGCGCGTGACCGACGGTCTGCGCGGCAATGCCTTCTGGCTGCGCGAGCACGACCCCGCCACCGGCAAACCGGAACGCTTTGCGACCCCGCTGCTGCTGGCCCTGGTGCTGGTGGAGTTCGTCGACCTGGTCTTCGCGGTCGACTCGGTGCCGGCGATCTTCGCGATCACCACCGACCCCTTCATCGTCTACACGAGCAACATCTTCGCCATCCTGGGCCTGCGCGCGCTGTACTTCGCGCTGGCGGCGATGATCCACCGCTTCAAGTACCTGAAGTACGCGCTGGCCCTCGTACTGGTCTTCATCGGCAGCAAGATCTTCCTGGTCGGCCTCGTCGGCAAGATCCCGGCGGTGATCTCACTGAGCGTGACGTTCAGCCTGATCGCCGGCGGCGTGCTGGTATCGCTGTGGAAGACACGGGGCCCGTCGGCGGCGCCGGAGGCGAGCTGA
- a CDS encoding GNAT family N-acetyltransferase, translated as MSPSPLTVTVHQGALPAGPASLPVPTDLPPIDRIDSPRLTLVPASAGHLADLLVVNGDDTVTRWLPYATWQTLDDARAWLARVEALVAAGSTRQLVLQHRDHGGVIGALLFHRYEAASRRAEIGYVLGRAHWHQGLMREAVAAACSHAFTALGLRRIEAEVNPDNVASCRLLEGLGFQLEGRLRQRWTAKGNTYDTCLYGVLGQEWSATG; from the coding sequence ATGTCGCCTTCCCCGCTGACAGTCACGGTCCACCAAGGCGCCCTGCCGGCCGGGCCCGCCTCACTGCCCGTACCGACCGACCTGCCACCCATCGACCGCATCGACAGCCCGCGGCTGACCCTCGTGCCCGCCAGCGCCGGGCACCTGGCCGACCTGCTGGTGGTCAACGGCGACGACACCGTCACCCGCTGGCTGCCCTACGCCACCTGGCAGACCCTGGACGACGCCCGCGCCTGGCTGGCGCGCGTCGAGGCGCTGGTCGCCGCCGGCAGCACCCGGCAGCTGGTGCTGCAGCACCGCGACCACGGTGGCGTCATCGGCGCGCTGCTCTTCCACCGTTACGAGGCCGCCAGCCGCCGCGCCGAAATCGGCTACGTGCTCGGCCGCGCCCACTGGCACCAGGGCCTGATGCGCGAGGCCGTCGCCGCGGCCTGCAGCCACGCCTTCACGGCGCTCGGCCTGCGCCGCATCGAGGCCGAGGTGAACCCCGACAACGTGGCTTCCTGCCGGCTGCTGGAGGGGCTCGGCTTTCAGCTGGAAGGGCGGCTGCGGCAGCGCTGGACGGCGAAGGGGAACACGTACGACACCTGCCTGTATGGGGTGTTGGGGCAGGAGTGGAGCGCGACCGGCTGA
- a CDS encoding ABC transporter ATP-binding protein, whose protein sequence is MPAQDLTLDNLTLRFGTFTAVDGFSLQVPAGRMVTLLGPSGCGKTTTLRMLAGLERPTSGRIVVGGRDITAAPTHERDIGMVFQSYALFPHLSVADNVAFGLVAEQVPAPERASRVQEALGLVGLGELGSRRPAELSGGQQQRVALARALVLKPALLLLDEPLSNLDAALRHRMRAEIRALQQRLGLTALYVTHDQEEALAVSDEIVLMRAGRIEQRGSPQQIVREPANAFVAGFIGQSMLLPAQVAALPGGEVAVSCGPLHLALPAPAALVSGDASESADAAWQLAVRPWALRLELGDLAEVLAVRYLGHQHEVDLRLPDLGDCTAVVPEPAGFVPAAGARCGVALHPRGCALVRA, encoded by the coding sequence ATGCCCGCCCAGGACCTGACCCTCGACAACCTCACGCTGCGCTTCGGCACCTTCACCGCGGTGGACGGCTTCAGCCTGCAGGTGCCGGCCGGGCGCATGGTGACGCTGCTGGGCCCCTCGGGCTGCGGCAAGACCACCACGCTGCGCATGCTGGCCGGGCTGGAGCGGCCGACCAGCGGTCGCATCGTCGTCGGCGGGCGCGACATCACCGCCGCGCCGACGCACGAGCGCGACATCGGCATGGTGTTCCAGAGCTACGCGCTCTTCCCGCACCTGAGCGTGGCGGACAACGTCGCCTTCGGCCTGGTGGCCGAGCAGGTGCCGGCGCCCGAGCGCGCCAGCCGGGTGCAGGAGGCGCTGGGCCTGGTCGGCCTGGGTGAACTCGGCAGCCGCCGGCCGGCGGAACTCTCCGGCGGCCAGCAGCAGCGCGTGGCGCTGGCGCGGGCGCTGGTGCTCAAGCCGGCGCTGCTGCTGCTGGACGAGCCGCTGTCCAACCTGGACGCGGCGCTGCGCCACCGCATGCGCGCCGAGATCCGCGCGCTGCAGCAGCGCCTGGGGCTGACGGCGCTGTACGTGACGCACGATCAGGAAGAAGCGCTGGCGGTGTCCGACGAGATCGTGCTGATGCGCGCCGGGCGCATCGAGCAGCGCGGCAGCCCGCAGCAGATCGTGCGCGAGCCGGCCAATGCCTTCGTCGCCGGCTTCATCGGTCAATCGATGCTGCTGCCGGCGCAGGTGGCGGCGCTGCCGGGGGGCGAGGTGGCCGTCAGCTGTGGTCCGCTGCACCTGGCGCTGCCGGCGCCCGCTGCGCTGGTCTCAGGGGATGCGTCCGAATCCGCGGACGCTGCCTGGCAACTCGCGGTGCGCCCCTGGGCGCTGCGACTGGAGCTTGGCGACCTGGCCGAGGTGCTGGCGGTGCGCTACCTGGGCCACCAGCACGAGGTGGACCTGCGCCTGCCAGACCTTGGCGACTGCACCGCCGTGGTCCCCGAGCCGGCCGGCTTCGTGCCGGCCGCCGGTGCGCGCTGCGGGGTGGCATTGCACCCTCGCGGGTGTGCACTGGTGCGGGCCTGA
- a CDS encoding LysR family transcriptional regulator has product MLNYRHLHYFWVVTKEGGFARAAERLDMAVQTISAQVRELEKSLGHQLLKPAGRGVALTEAGQAAFARAEEIFQLGQCIADEVREAASGKVAKLAVGLSDGISKLAAHALLAPVLATPNLRLVCHEGEFEQLLAELALHHLDVVLAGQAAPRNPNLRLSSERLVESPVEWYGPAGMVGRSERDGFPHTLNELPVLLPTGHSALRSTLDHWFESMGLRPRIVGEFEDSALLAVFAARGLGVFPVSRLGADDVGLMQGLQLLGRSDGVKEEIHAIRSRRGQHHPLVLQIIASAGNSAGT; this is encoded by the coding sequence ATGCTGAACTACCGCCATCTGCACTACTTCTGGGTGGTCACCAAGGAGGGCGGCTTTGCCCGTGCCGCCGAGCGGTTGGACATGGCGGTGCAGACCATCAGTGCCCAGGTGCGCGAATTGGAGAAGTCGCTCGGGCATCAGCTGCTCAAGCCGGCGGGACGCGGCGTGGCCCTCACCGAAGCCGGCCAAGCCGCCTTCGCGCGCGCCGAGGAGATCTTCCAGCTGGGCCAGTGCATCGCCGACGAAGTGCGCGAGGCGGCGAGCGGCAAGGTCGCGAAGCTGGCGGTGGGTTTGTCTGACGGTATTTCCAAGCTCGCCGCCCACGCGCTGCTGGCGCCGGTTCTGGCCACCCCCAACCTGCGGCTGGTCTGCCATGAAGGTGAGTTTGAGCAACTGCTTGCCGAGCTGGCGTTGCATCACCTTGACGTGGTGCTGGCCGGCCAGGCCGCGCCACGCAACCCGAACCTGCGCCTGAGCAGCGAGCGGCTCGTCGAGTCGCCGGTGGAGTGGTATGGCCCGGCCGGAATGGTCGGCAGGAGCGAGCGGGACGGTTTTCCGCACACCCTCAACGAGCTGCCGGTGCTGTTGCCCACGGGGCACTCGGCCCTGCGCTCGACGCTGGACCACTGGTTCGAGTCGATGGGTTTGCGCCCGCGTATCGTCGGCGAGTTCGAGGACAGCGCGCTGTTGGCGGTGTTTGCGGCGCGTGGGCTGGGCGTGTTCCCGGTCAGCCGCCTCGGGGCGGACGACGTGGGCCTGATGCAGGGCCTGCAACTGCTCGGCCGCAGCGACGGCGTGAAGGAAGAGATCCACGCCATCCGCTCACGGCGGGGACAGCACCACCCGCTGGTGCTGCAGATCATTGCCTCTGCAGGCAACTCTGCAGGCACCTGA
- a CDS encoding ABC transporter substrate-binding protein has product MSTCTRLSTLSACAGPGALGLLLAAVLPGAALAQEKLNMLCTANQEWCQVIAADFQRKTGVQIAFTRKGTGEAYAQLKAEADNPKVDLWWGGTGDPHLQAAEEKLTMKIDSPMLAQLQPWAVEQYKRAGGRTVGIYLGVIGLVYNQEVLAKKGLKPPACWADLLKPEYKGEIQMANPNSSGTAYTSLATWVQLWGEDRAFEFMKKLHPSINQYTKQGPAPGMAAARGETGIAITFLHDGVMNAQRGFPVVNVAPCEGTGYEIG; this is encoded by the coding sequence ATGTCCACCTGCACCCGCCTGTCCACCCTGTCCGCTTGCGCCGGCCCAGGCGCGCTGGGGCTGCTGCTCGCCGCCGTGCTGCCCGGCGCGGCGCTGGCGCAGGAAAAGCTCAACATGCTGTGCACCGCCAACCAGGAGTGGTGCCAGGTGATCGCGGCGGACTTCCAGCGCAAGACGGGCGTGCAGATCGCCTTCACGCGCAAGGGCACCGGCGAGGCCTACGCCCAGCTCAAGGCCGAGGCCGACAACCCCAAGGTCGACCTCTGGTGGGGCGGCACCGGCGACCCGCACCTGCAGGCGGCCGAGGAAAAGCTGACGATGAAGATCGACAGCCCCATGCTGGCGCAGCTGCAGCCCTGGGCGGTGGAGCAGTACAAGCGCGCCGGCGGGCGCACGGTGGGCATCTACCTGGGCGTGATCGGGCTGGTCTACAACCAGGAGGTGCTGGCCAAGAAGGGCCTGAAGCCGCCGGCCTGCTGGGCCGACCTGCTCAAGCCCGAATACAAAGGCGAGATCCAGATGGCCAACCCGAACTCCTCGGGCACGGCCTACACGAGCCTGGCGACCTGGGTGCAGCTCTGGGGCGAGGACCGTGCCTTCGAGTTCATGAAGAAGCTGCACCCCAGCATCAACCAGTACACCAAGCAGGGCCCGGCGCCGGGCATGGCGGCGGCGCGGGGCGAGACGGGCATCGCGATCACCTTTCTGCACGACGGGGTGATGAACGCGCAGCGCGGCTTCCCGGTGGTGAACGTGGCGCCCTGCGAGGGCACGGGCTACGAGATCGGGTAG
- a CDS encoding TerB family tellurite resistance protein yields MRSYPRNSPEAAARIVALVLISDGHVCRSEIETLHQLQIGAELGLAPGRFAQVMHTLCEDLLLGAYGSGGVMCSVPEATLASLMAEVDAPALQRTVLRLAGAAAAADLHLAEAEELVMAAARRHWHIGHAQAGAQ; encoded by the coding sequence GTGCGCAGCTACCCCCGAAACAGCCCAGAAGCCGCCGCGCGCATCGTTGCGCTGGTCCTGATCTCCGACGGCCATGTCTGCCGCTCGGAGATCGAAACCCTGCACCAACTCCAGATCGGAGCTGAACTGGGCTTGGCGCCCGGCCGCTTTGCGCAGGTGATGCACACCCTGTGCGAGGACCTGCTCCTGGGCGCCTATGGCAGTGGCGGCGTGATGTGCAGCGTCCCCGAGGCGACGCTCGCGTCGCTGATGGCCGAGGTGGACGCCCCCGCGCTGCAGCGCACGGTGCTGCGTCTGGCCGGCGCCGCGGCCGCGGCAGACCTGCACCTGGCCGAGGCTGAGGAGCTGGTGATGGCAGCGGCGCGCAGGCACTGGCACATCGGCCACGCACAGGCAGGCGCCCAATGA
- a CDS encoding ABC transporter permease gives MTRTPSPIGPAPALCLAAGLLLPWHVTEAGWWRAATWAAWPGEGAQPLLLALSGAMPWLLPVALLLVMTAGWAAATGRLAARAAGGAGSRWAGAALIGLIGLTLALLGALLAQGLVIGPRGLLPGARALLGGWFGPEVVQGWQDAIREAGWRQHGLGAGALATVLGALLLLAQALAARGAFRGDRFAAALALVGGVAVATFIAWPVGGMLASALREGQGADAHWAPAALLQRLASPELWHGPGASLGVVANTLLLALAAAAASTLLGFGLALAAERTRLGRWKAVGLLAVLPVVTPPFVVGLSIILLFGRHGAVTQFLDWAFAIPASRWVYGWPGLLLAQTMAFTPVAFLMLRGTLQGIAPSIEQAAGTLRAPPAMVFRRVTLPLCAPGLANAFLLAMVESMADFGNPALLGGQIEVLSTQIYFALVGAQQDAGRAAALGLLLLAMTATVFILQTVGLARAQYTTIAGKADGALTTALPAGLARGVTGLTLGWLALTVAVYGTVLAAGFVKQVGLDHTPTLQHLREAFGLERGELGLVWSGAAWKPLFTTLWAAGLAAPFTALGGLALAWLIERRRFAGRRLLEFTVLLTFAIPGTVVGLAYIGAFNLPPIELTGTLGVLIACFIFRDLPVAMRAGSAALAQVDASLEEAAATLRHAPWPALRRALLPLLKPALVVALVVSLVRAATSLSPVVFLATPEFTPVTVWVIERAESAQYGLAIIASAALVAAMGLSIALIQRLVGERQIRRSAQALSS, from the coding sequence ATGACCCGCACCCCCTCGCCAATCGGCCCGGCGCCGGCCCTGTGTCTGGCCGCCGGCCTGCTGCTGCCCTGGCACGTCACCGAGGCGGGCTGGTGGCGCGCCGCGACCTGGGCCGCCTGGCCGGGTGAGGGCGCACAGCCGCTGCTGCTGGCGCTGTCGGGCGCGATGCCCTGGCTGCTGCCGGTGGCGCTGCTGCTGGTGATGACGGCGGGCTGGGCGGCGGCGACCGGCCGCCTGGCCGCGCGGGCTGCGGGCGGAGCGGGCTCCCGCTGGGCCGGCGCGGCGCTGATCGGGCTGATCGGGTTGACGCTGGCGCTGCTGGGGGCGCTGCTGGCGCAGGGCCTGGTGATCGGCCCGCGCGGCCTGCTGCCGGGCGCGCGCGCGCTGCTGGGCGGCTGGTTCGGGCCCGAGGTGGTGCAGGGCTGGCAGGACGCGATCCGCGAGGCCGGCTGGCGCCAGCACGGCCTGGGCGCCGGGGCGCTGGCCACGGTGCTGGGCGCGCTGCTGCTGCTGGCGCAGGCGCTGGCGGCGCGCGGGGCCTTCCGCGGGGACCGCTTTGCCGCCGCGCTGGCGCTGGTCGGCGGGGTGGCGGTGGCCACCTTCATCGCCTGGCCGGTGGGCGGCATGCTGGCCTCCGCCCTGCGCGAGGGCCAGGGCGCCGACGCGCACTGGGCGCCCGCCGCGCTGCTGCAGCGCCTGGCGAGTCCGGAGCTCTGGCACGGGCCGGGCGCCTCGCTGGGCGTGGTGGCCAACACGCTGCTGCTGGCACTGGCGGCGGCGGCCGCCTCGACGCTGCTGGGCTTTGGCCTGGCGCTGGCGGCCGAGCGCACCCGGCTGGGCCGCTGGAAGGCGGTGGGCCTGCTGGCGGTGCTGCCGGTGGTGACGCCGCCCTTCGTCGTCGGCCTGTCGATCATCCTGCTGTTCGGCCGGCACGGCGCCGTCACCCAGTTCCTGGACTGGGCCTTCGCGATTCCCGCGTCGCGCTGGGTCTATGGCTGGCCGGGGCTGCTGCTGGCGCAGACGATGGCTTTCACGCCGGTGGCCTTCCTGATGCTGCGCGGCACGCTGCAGGGCATCGCGCCGTCGATCGAGCAGGCCGCGGGCACGCTGCGCGCGCCGCCGGCGATGGTGTTCCGCCGCGTCACGCTGCCGCTGTGCGCGCCGGGGCTGGCCAACGCCTTCCTGCTGGCGATGGTGGAGAGCATGGCCGACTTCGGCAACCCGGCGCTGCTGGGCGGGCAGATCGAGGTGCTGTCCACGCAGATCTACTTCGCGCTGGTGGGCGCACAGCAGGACGCTGGCCGCGCCGCCGCACTCGGCCTGCTGCTGCTGGCGATGACGGCGACGGTCTTCATCCTCCAGACGGTGGGGCTGGCGCGGGCGCAGTACACGACGATCGCCGGCAAGGCCGATGGCGCGCTGACCACCGCGCTGCCCGCCGGGCTGGCGCGCGGCGTCACCGGGCTGACGCTGGGCTGGCTGGCGCTGACGGTGGCGGTCTACGGCACGGTGCTGGCCGCCGGCTTCGTCAAGCAGGTGGGGCTGGACCACACGCCCACGCTGCAGCACCTGCGCGAGGCCTTCGGCCTGGAGCGCGGCGAGCTGGGGCTGGTCTGGTCCGGCGCGGCCTGGAAGCCGCTGTTCACCACGCTCTGGGCGGCGGGGCTGGCGGCGCCCTTCACCGCACTCGGCGGGCTGGCGCTGGCCTGGCTGATCGAGCGGCGGCGCTTCGCCGGCCGGCGGCTGCTGGAGTTCACCGTGCTGCTGACCTTCGCGATCCCCGGCACGGTGGTGGGCCTGGCCTACATCGGCGCCTTCAACCTGCCGCCCATTGAGCTGACCGGCACGCTGGGCGTGCTGATCGCCTGCTTCATTTTCCGCGACCTGCCGGTGGCGATGCGCGCCGGCAGCGCCGCGCTGGCGCAGGTGGACGCCTCGCTGGAGGAGGCGGCCGCCACGCTGCGCCACGCGCCCTGGCCGGCGCTCAGGCGCGCGCTGCTGCCGCTGCTCAAGCCGGCGCTGGTGGTGGCACTGGTGGTGTCGCTGGTGCGTGCGGCCACCTCGCTGTCGCCGGTGGTCTTCCTGGCGACGCCGGAGTTCACGCCGGTGACGGTGTGGGTCATCGAGCGCGCCGAGAGCGCCCAGTACGGCCTGGCCATCATCGCCAGTGCGGCGCTGGTGGCGGCGATGGGGCTGTCCATCGCGCTGATCCAGCGCCTGGTCGGCGAGCGCCAGATCCGCCGCAGCGCGCAGGCCCTGTCCTCGTGA
- a CDS encoding OmpA family protein: protein MHANQARPNTPSTRRAWLTWLGAGGVGALVLPGCGSKRRAANAEPVPEPKSQNGIRIKQINNGTQITGDESLLFDTGKATIKPGGLLFLDKLARALRDKPQANVLVEGHTDNVGSAQLNDSLSERRALAVRQALIDRNIAASRMSARGLGMSKPIADNGTPEGRATNRRTEIFVIGESISSLD, encoded by the coding sequence ATGCACGCGAATCAAGCCCGGCCCAACACCCCCTCAACCCGCCGTGCGTGGCTGACCTGGCTCGGCGCGGGTGGCGTGGGCGCCCTGGTCCTGCCCGGCTGTGGCAGCAAGCGGCGTGCGGCCAACGCGGAACCAGTGCCAGAGCCGAAAAGCCAGAACGGCATCCGCATCAAGCAGATCAACAACGGCACGCAGATCACCGGCGACGAGAGCCTGCTGTTCGACACCGGCAAGGCCACCATCAAGCCCGGCGGCCTGCTGTTCCTGGACAAGCTGGCGCGGGCGCTGCGCGACAAGCCGCAGGCGAACGTGCTGGTCGAGGGGCACACCGACAACGTCGGCTCGGCGCAGCTCAATGACAGCCTGTCCGAGCGCCGTGCGCTGGCGGTGCGCCAGGCGCTGATCGACCGCAACATCGCCGCCAGCCGCATGTCCGCACGCGGGCTGGGCATGAGCAAGCCCATTGCCGACAACGGCACGCCGGAAGGCCGGGCCACCAACCGGCGCACCGAGATCTTCGTGATCGGCGAGTCGATCAGCAGCCTGGACTGA
- a CDS encoding class II glutamine amidotransferase → MCQLLGLNANTPTDLVFSFTGFAHRAEEHRDGFGIAFFEGPGVRLFVDHQSATTSPVAEMIRRYPIHSRHIIAHIRKATQGRVALENTHPFMRELWGRYWVFAHNGNLVDFQPKLHAAFRPVGDTDSERAFCWLMQEISKCHAGVPSVAHLTQTLAELVPPVARHGTFNFLLSNGEALWVHCSTKLHYIERAHPFDTAQLQDEDLTVDFAAHTTPDDRVAVVVTEPLTCNEAWTAMAPGELLVFENGRRCPLAGAGRAG, encoded by the coding sequence ATGTGCCAGCTGCTCGGCCTCAATGCCAACACCCCCACCGACCTGGTGTTCAGCTTCACCGGCTTCGCCCACCGCGCCGAGGAGCACCGCGATGGCTTCGGCATCGCCTTCTTCGAAGGGCCGGGGGTGCGGTTGTTCGTGGATCACCAGAGCGCCACCACCTCGCCGGTGGCGGAGATGATCCGGCGCTACCCGATCCACAGCCGCCACATCATTGCCCACATCCGCAAGGCCACGCAGGGACGGGTGGCGCTGGAGAACACGCACCCCTTCATGCGCGAGCTGTGGGGGCGCTACTGGGTGTTCGCGCACAACGGCAACCTGGTGGACTTCCAGCCCAAGCTGCATGCGGCCTTCCGCCCAGTCGGCGACACCGACAGCGAACGCGCCTTCTGCTGGCTGATGCAGGAGATCTCGAAGTGCCATGCCGGCGTGCCCAGCGTGGCGCACCTGACGCAGACGCTGGCCGAACTGGTGCCGCCGGTGGCCAGGCACGGCACCTTCAACTTCCTGCTCAGCAACGGCGAGGCGCTGTGGGTGCACTGCAGCACCAAGCTGCATTACATCGAGCGAGCCCACCCCTTTGACACCGCGCAGCTGCAGGACGAGGACCTGACGGTGGACTTTGCCGCCCACACCACGCCGGACGATCGCGTGGCGGTGGTGGTGACTGAACCGCTGACCTGCAACGAGGCCTGGACGGCGATGGCGCCCGGCGAGCTGCTGGTCTTCGAGAACGGCCGGCGCTGCCCGTTGGCTGGAGCGGGACGCGCCGGCTGA
- a CDS encoding zinc-binding metallopeptidase family protein, whose protein sequence is MPASPRAQRDTTCPPLPPMDTTALLTRLGEHLARAWQTPVHPTRATRATVPASLPAWRCVCGRRIYFRNDRCLACGRALGFDPLAGAMLALAPAEPLPGEPAPTWHDARPDHAAATYLRCANATSPAACNWLVPTSERNDAGQRPLYCRACRLNRTIPDLGRAGQADAWARIEAAKRRLIAQLLALGLPVASRLPGAGGEDPQRGLAFDFLAESPGGAEVLTGHANGLITLDLEEADDAARERLRAQLHEPYRTLLGHLRHEVGHYYWDRLVAGSAWQEPFRQLFGDERADYRSALQQHYAEGPRPDWAQWHVSAYAASHPWEDWAETWAHYLHLHDTLETARRFDLDAEDIEMEIQPYGEDALTAPDPAFLAAVNAWAELTALLNELSRSMGQSDFYPFTPSAAAVRKLHFVHRVVSAAATAG, encoded by the coding sequence ATGCCTGCCAGCCCGCGCGCCCAGCGCGACACCACCTGCCCGCCCCTGCCCCCGATGGACACCACGGCCCTCCTCACCCGCCTCGGCGAACACCTCGCCCGGGCCTGGCAGACCCCGGTGCACCCCACCCGAGCCACCCGTGCCACCGTGCCAGCCAGCCTCCCGGCCTGGCGCTGCGTCTGCGGGCGGCGGATCTACTTCCGCAATGACCGCTGTCTGGCCTGCGGGCGGGCGCTGGGCTTCGACCCGCTGGCCGGCGCCATGCTCGCCCTGGCGCCGGCCGAGCCGCTGCCCGGCGAGCCCGCCCCGACCTGGCACGACGCCCGGCCCGACCATGCCGCGGCCACCTACCTGCGCTGCGCCAACGCCACCAGCCCGGCGGCCTGCAACTGGCTCGTGCCCACCAGCGAGCGCAATGACGCCGGGCAGCGCCCGCTGTACTGCCGCGCCTGCCGGCTCAACCGCACCATCCCGGACCTGGGCCGCGCCGGCCAGGCCGACGCCTGGGCCCGCATCGAGGCCGCCAAGCGCCGCCTGATCGCCCAGCTGCTCGCACTGGGGCTGCCCGTGGCCTCCCGGCTGCCGGGCGCGGGCGGCGAAGACCCCCAGCGCGGCCTCGCCTTCGACTTCCTCGCTGAATCACCGGGCGGCGCCGAGGTGCTCACCGGCCACGCCAACGGCCTCATCACCCTCGACCTGGAGGAGGCCGACGACGCTGCCCGTGAACGCCTGCGCGCCCAGCTGCACGAGCCCTACCGCACCCTGCTCGGCCACCTGCGCCACGAGGTCGGCCACTACTACTGGGACCGGCTGGTGGCCGGCAGCGCCTGGCAGGAGCCCTTCCGGCAGCTCTTCGGCGATGAGCGCGCCGACTACCGCAGCGCCCTGCAGCAGCACTATGCCGAGGGCCCCCGGCCCGATTGGGCGCAGTGGCACGTCAGCGCCTACGCCGCCAGCCACCCCTGGGAGGACTGGGCCGAAACCTGGGCCCACTACCTGCATCTGCACGACACGCTGGAAACCGCGCGCCGCTTCGACCTCGATGCCGAGGACATCGAGATGGAAATCCAGCCCTACGGCGAGGACGCCCTCACCGCCCCCGACCCGGCCTTCCTCGCCGCCGTGAACGCCTGGGCCGAACTCACCGCGCTGCTCAACGAACTCTCGCGCAGCATGGGCCAGAGCGACTTCTACCCCTTCACGCCCAGCGCCGCCGCGGTGCGCAAGCTGCACTTCGTGCACCGGGTGGTGAGTGCAGCAGCAACCGCCGGCTGA
- a CDS encoding GNAT family N-acetyltransferase encodes MPFPNPQPLRYRDWPQVAALALRSLPDLQARTLRYYLCHHSNGFHVLREGRRVLGLSFVQREPGSGELWLTMIAVDGDQRRRGLGSLLLQQVEARAAGMGLARVGLRCRQDNAQALAMYRRFGYAVTGESRHPRTGDPVFVLHKRLPTGAQGTPQLPLLRREVPRLRCWLNRAVHIGLFGLRV; translated from the coding sequence ATGCCCTTTCCAAACCCACAACCGCTGCGCTACCGCGACTGGCCCCAGGTGGCGGCGCTGGCGCTGCGCAGCCTGCCGGACCTGCAGGCGCGCACGCTGCGCTACTACCTCTGCCACCACTCCAACGGCTTCCATGTGCTGCGTGAAGGGCGCCGCGTGCTGGGGTTGTCGTTCGTGCAGCGTGAACCCGGGTCAGGTGAGCTGTGGCTGACGATGATCGCGGTGGATGGCGACCAGCGGCGCCGCGGCCTGGGCTCGCTGCTCCTGCAGCAGGTGGAGGCGCGGGCCGCGGGAATGGGGCTGGCCCGAGTGGGGCTGCGTTGCCGGCAGGACAACGCGCAGGCACTGGCGATGTACCGGCGCTTCGGCTATGCCGTGACCGGGGAGAGCCGGCACCCGCGCACGGGCGATCCGGTGTTCGTGCTGCACAAGCGGCTGCCCACCGGTGCCCAGGGGACGCCACAGCTGCCCCTGTTGCGGCGGGAGGTGCCCCGGCTGCGTTGCTGGCTCAACCGGGCGGTCCACATCGGGCTGTTCGGCCTGCGGGTGTGA
- a CDS encoding HPF/RaiA family ribosome-associated protein, protein MQVLFKSRDPQAAQMRGGVERRVQVVLRRISWRVPRAVVQFSDVNGPRGGVDKCCRIELRTDGAGSVVVSALAKDWRTALDDALARASRFVRRLWQRIGAERRLRRRPIDSQRMNQAQ, encoded by the coding sequence ATGCAAGTGCTCTTCAAGTCCCGTGATCCTCAGGCTGCCCAGATGAGGGGTGGCGTCGAGCGCCGCGTGCAGGTCGTCTTGCGGCGCATCAGCTGGCGGGTGCCACGCGCCGTGGTGCAGTTCTCGGACGTGAACGGTCCGCGTGGCGGCGTCGACAAGTGCTGCCGGATCGAGCTGCGCACCGATGGCGCCGGCTCCGTCGTCGTTTCGGCACTGGCAAAGGACTGGCGGACCGCGCTCGACGACGCACTGGCCCGGGCCAGTCGATTCGTTCGGCGCCTATGGCAGCGCATCGGCGCCGAACGTCGGCTGCGCCGCCGACCGATCGACTCGCAACGCATGAACCAGGCCCAGTGA